Proteins co-encoded in one Flavobacterium fluviale genomic window:
- a CDS encoding alpha-ketoglutarate-dependent dioxygenase AlkB family protein — MMLFDDTEIFSSGNGGRRIFDVPDADLLLIDNFFSKAESDHYYNVLYHGTQWREYEMPMYDKVVTAPRMISWYGDTNRPERRSNPDWPLELLQIRERVEMETRINFNAVLLNLYRDGTDGVGWHSDKTSSSNKDMNIASVTFGETRLFRLRHKTLKHIAPIEIPLHHGTFLLMAGHTNTYWEHQVPKTARPVLPRINLTFRQVR, encoded by the coding sequence ATGATGCTTTTTGATGATACCGAAATTTTTTCATCGGGCAATGGCGGCAGAAGAATATTTGACGTCCCCGATGCCGACCTGCTGCTGATTGATAATTTTTTCAGCAAGGCCGAATCCGATCATTATTACAATGTTTTGTATCATGGCACCCAGTGGAGGGAATATGAAATGCCGATGTATGACAAGGTGGTCACGGCTCCGCGCATGATCTCATGGTACGGGGACACTAACAGGCCTGAGCGCAGATCGAATCCCGACTGGCCCCTTGAGCTGCTCCAGATCAGGGAGCGTGTGGAAATGGAAACCCGCATAAACTTTAACGCCGTGCTGCTGAACCTCTACAGGGACGGCACTGACGGCGTGGGATGGCACAGCGACAAGACTTCATCGAGCAACAAGGACATGAACATCGCTTCTGTGACTTTCGGGGAGACGCGCCTGTTCCGCCTGCGCCATAAAACGCTCAAACATATTGCGCCGATAGAAATCCCGCTGCACCACGGGACCTTTCTGCTCATGGCAGGCCATACCAATACCTATTGGGAGCATCAGGTGCCCAAGACCGCCCGCCCTGTCCTGCCAAGGATCAACCTTACCTTCCGTCAGGTCAGGTAA
- a CDS encoding DUF3606 domain-containing protein, with the protein MENINRTGQEDNAHIDISDQNEIQQWAEKLNVPEEILKDAVRAAGTTVEEVVEHISENPPSRESASESVRMKDGPWHDDAHYNPEGKSIEEATDPSKLSKL; encoded by the coding sequence ATGGAAAATATAAACAGAACAGGACAAGAGGATAATGCCCATATTGATATCTCCGATCAAAACGAAATACAGCAATGGGCAGAAAAACTCAATGTGCCTGAAGAGATCTTAAAAGATGCCGTAAGGGCTGCCGGCACAACGGTAGAGGAAGTTGTGGAACATATCAGCGAGAATCCCCCTTCAAGGGAAAGCGCATCGGAATCGGTACGTATGAAAGACGGCCCGTGGCATGATGATGCCCATTATAATCCCGAAGGGAAAAGCATTGAAGAGGCAACTGACCCTTCAAAATTATCAAAGCTTTAA